Proteins from a single region of Thiomicrorhabdus sp. Kp2:
- the gltB gene encoding glutamate synthase large subunit, producing MNPLQSPNGLNLTGLYSPEFEKENCGFGLIANMDDKPSHWLVKTSIESLANMTHRGGVAADCCTGDGCGLLIKKPTAFLASVAKEQGIELADIYAAGMVFLNQDADKAQTARSFLEKTLTNKGLTVAGWRKVPVRSEVLGAQAAGMEPVIEQIFVNAPSDMDEAQFNRLLFTARRKTEMEIEPTDGTFYVASLNSQLLAYKGLVMPKELPEFYLDLKNDEFASSSISYHQRFSTNTTPQWRLAQPFRFLAHNGELNTIRGNRNWALARQKKFETPLLPDLGELKPLVAQSGSDSNSLDNMMEILMMGDMHIFQALRLLVPPAWQNIPSMDADKKAFLEYNSMHMEPWDGPAGMVLNTGKYAICGVDRNGLRPTRYVITKDRHITFASEIGVYNYAPEDVVEKGRLKPGQVIAVDLENGTLIKPENIDDQLKNAKPYRQWMDEGYMHIEEKLEQEQKTLNWDSKTADIYQKYYQVTFEERDAVIRVLAEDGQEATVSMGDDAPLPVFSHKARSIFDYFRQMFAQVTNPPIDPLRENIVMSLNTCFGKELNMFTEGPDHAKRLEVQSPVLSPSMMEQLLSVEVDGYENCKISLHYNHEEMNLEAAIKAVCAQAESEVKAGKTILVLSDLDIENGQTTIPAAMATGAVHHHLITNELRTEANIVVETATARDPHHFAVLFGYGATAVFPYLAYESIEDMRRTNELSKDISISKYIGNYRKAINKGLFKILSKMGISTITSYRGSQLFEAVGLSSDIVELCFKGTPTRIQGTKYEHIELDQRRLAWEAFNPRKPLQQGGLFKYVHGGEYHAFNPEVVNSIREAVQKDDQNKYNEFRDLVNNRPAMTIRDLFTFKDGIEGVELSEVEPVESIYKRFDSAGISLGALSPEAHEALATAMNRLGARSNSGEGAEDPARYGTERMSKIKQIASGRFGVTAHYLRNAEVLQIKVAQGAKPGEGGQLPGHKVDMTIAKLRHSVPGVTLISPPPHHDIYSIEDLAQLIYDLKQINPNALVSVKLVAEPGVGTIAAGVAKAYADLITISGYDGGTGASPMTSVKYAGNPFEMGLAETHQVLRANDLRGQVIVQADGGLKTGLDVIKAAILGAESFGFGTVPMVALGCKYLRICHLNTCAVGVATQDERLRREHYIGMPEMVMNYFKFVAEETREWMAKLGVRSLQELVGRVDLLKMIDNPLTEKQKNIDLSAFITDGGVPADKPHTVQVKRNNPWDAGDIAEEMVKATLPTIEAKTGGTFEFNLVNTGRSIGARVAGEIAERYGNNGMKDTPITLKLTGIAGQSFGVFNVDGLNLHLDGDANDYVGKGMAGGEIVIRPPAGSTFNAKNTPIVGNTCLYGATGGKLFANGTGGERFGVRNSGAIAVVEGLGDHGCEYMTGGTVVSLGEVGVNFGAGMSGGMAFILDENRNLPDCLNPEMVEAIRIDTENTEAYRVYLKELITEYVSKTNSPWGQEVLNNFSAFIGQFWLVKSRAIGIDKLFDLFVKAAD from the coding sequence ATGAACCCATTACAATCCCCAAACGGTCTTAACCTAACAGGCCTATATTCTCCGGAGTTTGAAAAGGAGAACTGTGGTTTTGGCTTGATTGCCAATATGGATGACAAACCAAGTCATTGGCTAGTAAAAACGTCTATTGAATCACTTGCAAACATGACGCACCGTGGTGGGGTTGCGGCCGACTGTTGTACAGGTGATGGTTGTGGTTTATTAATCAAAAAACCTACAGCCTTCTTAGCCTCTGTTGCTAAAGAGCAAGGTATTGAGTTAGCGGACATTTATGCCGCTGGTATGGTTTTCTTAAACCAAGATGCGGATAAAGCCCAAACAGCACGTTCATTCCTAGAAAAAACCTTAACGAATAAAGGGTTAACAGTAGCTGGCTGGCGTAAAGTTCCTGTTCGTTCAGAAGTGTTAGGCGCTCAAGCAGCAGGAATGGAACCTGTTATTGAACAAATCTTTGTTAATGCTCCATCGGACATGGACGAAGCTCAATTTAACCGTTTATTGTTTACAGCGCGTCGTAAAACAGAGATGGAAATCGAGCCAACTGACGGCACTTTCTATGTCGCCTCTTTAAACTCTCAGTTATTGGCCTATAAAGGTCTAGTCATGCCTAAAGAACTTCCAGAGTTCTATCTTGACCTTAAAAATGATGAGTTTGCGTCTTCGTCTATCTCTTACCACCAGCGTTTTTCAACCAACACCACACCACAATGGCGTTTGGCTCAGCCGTTCCGTTTCTTAGCGCACAATGGTGAATTAAATACCATTCGTGGTAACCGTAACTGGGCATTAGCTCGTCAGAAGAAATTTGAAACGCCTCTTCTTCCTGACCTAGGTGAATTAAAGCCATTAGTCGCTCAGTCTGGCTCTGACTCAAACTCTTTAGACAACATGATGGAAATCCTAATGATGGGCGATATGCACATCTTCCAGGCTTTGCGTCTTTTAGTACCACCTGCTTGGCAGAACATTCCATCAATGGATGCGGATAAAAAAGCCTTCCTAGAGTACAACTCTATGCATATGGAGCCATGGGATGGCCCTGCAGGTATGGTTCTTAACACAGGTAAATATGCAATCTGTGGTGTTGACCGTAACGGCTTACGCCCTACACGTTATGTGATTACTAAAGATCGTCACATTACTTTTGCTTCTGAAATTGGTGTGTATAACTATGCGCCTGAAGATGTTGTTGAAAAAGGCCGTCTAAAACCAGGCCAGGTAATTGCCGTTGATTTAGAAAACGGTACTTTAATTAAGCCTGAAAACATCGATGACCAATTAAAAAATGCTAAACCTTACCGTCAGTGGATGGATGAAGGTTATATGCACATCGAAGAGAAGCTTGAGCAAGAACAAAAAACCCTTAACTGGGATAGCAAAACAGCGGACATCTATCAAAAGTACTATCAAGTGACTTTTGAAGAGCGTGATGCGGTAATCCGCGTTTTAGCTGAAGATGGTCAAGAAGCTACAGTTTCTATGGGTGATGACGCTCCTTTACCTGTTTTCTCTCACAAAGCGCGCTCAATCTTTGACTACTTCCGTCAGATGTTTGCGCAGGTGACTAACCCGCCAATCGACCCATTACGTGAAAACATTGTTATGTCTCTAAATACCTGTTTTGGTAAAGAGCTAAACATGTTTACTGAAGGGCCTGACCACGCTAAACGTTTAGAAGTTCAATCTCCAGTATTAAGTCCATCAATGATGGAACAACTGCTTTCTGTTGAAGTAGATGGTTACGAAAACTGCAAAATTTCATTGCACTATAACCATGAAGAAATGAATTTAGAAGCCGCCATCAAAGCTGTATGTGCTCAAGCAGAATCGGAAGTGAAAGCGGGCAAAACGATTCTAGTATTAAGCGATTTAGATATCGAAAATGGTCAAACCACCATTCCTGCTGCTATGGCGACTGGTGCGGTGCACCATCACTTAATAACAAACGAACTTCGTACTGAAGCTAACATTGTGGTTGAAACAGCGACCGCTCGTGACCCTCATCACTTTGCGGTGCTATTTGGTTACGGTGCAACCGCAGTGTTCCCATACTTAGCATATGAATCAATCGAAGACATGCGCCGTACTAACGAGCTTAGCAAAGATATTTCAATCAGCAAGTACATTGGTAACTACCGAAAGGCAATCAATAAAGGATTATTCAAAATCCTTTCTAAAATGGGTATCTCAACCATTACCTCTTACCGTGGTTCACAGTTATTTGAAGCGGTTGGTTTAAGCTCAGATATCGTAGAGCTTTGTTTCAAAGGTACGCCTACACGTATTCAAGGTACTAAGTATGAGCACATTGAATTAGACCAGCGTCGTCTTGCTTGGGAAGCATTTAACCCTCGTAAACCATTACAGCAAGGTGGTTTATTCAAGTACGTTCACGGTGGTGAATACCACGCGTTTAACCCAGAAGTGGTTAACAGCATCCGTGAAGCGGTACAAAAAGATGACCAAAACAAATACAACGAATTCCGTGACTTGGTCAACAACCGTCCTGCCATGACCATTCGTGATTTATTCACCTTTAAAGATGGTATTGAAGGCGTTGAGTTAAGTGAAGTTGAACCAGTAGAATCCATCTACAAGCGTTTTGACTCTGCAGGTATCTCGCTTGGGGCTTTATCTCCAGAAGCACATGAAGCCCTAGCCACAGCAATGAATCGTCTTGGCGCACGTTCAAACTCTGGTGAAGGTGCGGAAGATCCAGCGCGTTACGGTACCGAAAGAATGTCTAAGATTAAGCAAATTGCTTCTGGACGTTTTGGTGTAACCGCACACTACCTACGTAATGCCGAAGTATTACAGATTAAGGTTGCTCAGGGTGCTAAACCAGGTGAAGGTGGACAGCTTCCAGGCCACAAAGTGGATATGACGATTGCTAAATTACGTCACTCTGTGCCTGGTGTAACTTTGATTTCACCTCCTCCGCACCACGATATTTATTCAATTGAAGATTTAGCTCAGCTAATCTACGATCTAAAACAGATTAACCCTAACGCTTTAGTTTCAGTAAAACTGGTTGCAGAACCAGGTGTTGGAACCATTGCTGCCGGTGTAGCTAAAGCTTACGCTGACCTTATCACCATCTCTGGTTATGATGGTGGTACAGGCGCCTCACCAATGACTTCGGTTAAATATGCAGGTAACCCGTTTGAAATGGGTCTGGCTGAAACGCATCAAGTACTTCGTGCTAACGACTTACGTGGTCAAGTTATCGTTCAGGCCGACGGTGGTCTAAAAACTGGTTTAGATGTTATTAAAGCAGCTATCTTAGGTGCAGAATCATTTGGTTTCGGTACCGTGCCAATGGTTGCATTAGGGTGTAAATACTTACGTATCTGTCACTTAAATACTTGTGCCGTAGGCGTTGCAACTCAAGACGAACGACTACGTAGAGAACACTACATCGGTATGCCTGAAATGGTTATGAACTACTTCAAGTTTGTAGCTGAGGAGACCCGTGAGTGGATGGCTAAACTGGGTGTGCGTTCATTACAAGAACTCGTTGGCCGTGTTGATCTACTGAAGATGATTGATAACCCACTAACCGAAAAACAGAAGAACATCGACCTATCAGCGTTTATTACAGATGGTGGTGTACCCGCTGATAAACCACATACGGTTCAAGTTAAACGCAATAATCCTTGGGATGCAGGTGATATTGCAGAAGAGATGGTTAAAGCCACCCTTCCAACGATTGAAGCGAAAACAGGTGGAACTTTCGAATTTAACCTGGTTAACACAGGTCGTTCTATCGGTGCACGTGTTGCGGGTGAAATCGCAGAACGTTATGGCAATAATGGCATGAAAGACACGCCAATCACCCTAAAACTAACGGGGATTGCTGGCCAGTCTTTTGGTGTGTTTAACGTAGACGGATTGAACCTTCACCTAGACGGTGATGCTAACGATTACGTTGGTAAAGGTATGGCAGGTGGTGAGATAGTTATTCGTCCACCAGCAGGCAGTACTTTTAACGCTAAAAACACGCCTATTGTGGGTAACACTTGTTTATACGGTGCTACTGGCGGTAAATTATTTGCCAACGGTACAGGTGGGGAGCGTTTTGGTGTTCGTAACTCCGGAGCAATTGCTGTCGTTGAAGGTTTAGGTGATCACGGTTGTGAATACATGACTGGCGGTACGGTTGTCAGTTTAGGTGAAGTTGGTGTGAACTTTGGTGCAGGTATGTCAGGTGGTATGGCGTTTATCCTAGATGAAAACCGCAACCTTCCAGATTGTCTAAACCCTGAGATGGTTGAAGCGATTCGTATCGATACCGAAAACACAGAAGCCTACCGTGTTTACCTAAAAGAGTTAATCACTGAGTATGTTTCTAAAACCAATAGCCCATGGGGTCAAGAAGTATTAAACAACTTCAGTGCATTCATTGGTCAATTCTGGTTAGTGAAATCACGTGCGATTGGCATCGATAAGCTATTCGATTTATTTGTTAAAGCTGCAGACTAA
- a CDS encoding endonuclease/exonuclease/phosphatase family protein, whose protein sequence is MYKPKYTPISPPNGDTFTPKQLPKSFTLLTWNLQKTDFAHYIHRSFNELLKTLDPSIQPDILSFQEAKTFPSQNTFFNMPFIMAPNIQTKKNHFGVLTASNATITPIRQCLTQSKELGWTTHKTALITEHLMNNQQVLTHVNIHAINFVTNSVFYQELNKLWQHLEHIDGPIILSGDFNTWNAKRTNNLNLTTQKLKLKKVEFLDNKPVKTMLRHPIDFIFYRGVELEHSMALNVKNISDHNPILATFRSS, encoded by the coding sequence ATGTATAAACCAAAATATACCCCCATATCGCCTCCAAACGGTGATACTTTTACACCAAAACAGCTCCCCAAGTCTTTCACCCTATTAACCTGGAATTTACAAAAAACTGACTTTGCTCACTATATTCACCGCTCATTCAATGAACTTTTAAAAACCCTAGACCCATCTATTCAACCAGATATTTTATCTTTTCAAGAAGCCAAAACATTTCCATCACAAAATACCTTTTTTAACATGCCTTTTATTATGGCGCCCAATATTCAAACCAAAAAAAACCATTTTGGGGTTTTAACTGCTTCTAACGCCACAATAACACCGATTAGACAGTGTTTAACCCAGAGCAAAGAGCTTGGCTGGACAACCCACAAAACCGCTTTAATTACCGAACACCTAATGAACAACCAACAAGTCCTAACTCATGTCAATATTCATGCCATCAATTTTGTGACCAATAGCGTTTTTTACCAAGAGTTAAATAAACTATGGCAACATCTTGAACACATTGATGGACCAATTATTCTGAGCGGCGACTTCAATACGTGGAATGCAAAAAGAACCAACAACCTAAATTTGACCACACAAAAATTAAAGCTCAAGAAGGTTGAGTTTTTAGACAACAAGCCCGTAAAAACAATGCTGAGACATCCTATTGACTTCATATTTTATCGCGGTGTAGAGCTTGAGCACTCAATGGCTTTAAACGTAAAAAACATATCCGATCACAACCCTATATTGGCGACCTTTCGCAGCAGCTAA